From Gopherus flavomarginatus isolate rGopFla2 chromosome 16, rGopFla2.mat.asm, whole genome shotgun sequence, a single genomic window includes:
- the ITGB7 gene encoding integrin beta-7 isoform X1, producing the protein MPVKAMKGTGLVVGLGLLLAVGQGEKALEAGSCRPRASCRDCIRSQPSCAWCKALNFTKVGESDATRCAMREELLQRGCALEEVVEPRGRHQVLEDMPLSDSAEQETVTQLAPQKIALWLRPGEQHSFSVRFKRAEGYPVDVYYLMDLSYSMKDDLENIKRLGNDLLAALRNITKSVKIGFGSFVDKTVLPYVSTVPAKLRNPCPDRYEQCDSPVSFRHVLPLTDNASEFESRVSQQRISGNLDSPEGGFDAIMQAAVCEEQIGWRNVTRLLVFTSDDVFHTAGDGKLGGIYLPNDNQCHLDTDGLYSKSHIYDYPSVGHLAQVLSASNIQPIFAVTGSTLPVYQELSRLIPKSVVGELKEDSSNVVQLISDAYNSLSSTVNLEHFQLPPGVSVAYESHCEDATRSLGGHSGVCSGVRINQLVSFTVTVQADTCLEGPHSFALRVLGFTEEVRVELQTLCECPCDKPEPHATHCSGGHGTLTCGVCSCSPGRVGKLCECELAEATDLEAGCRGGNGTGPMCSGKGQCVCGQCQCNSNVRGQHCECDDASCERHNGQLCAGQGRCQCGSCFCNEGYTGSACDCSLDTRACLQDGVECSGHGSCICNKCQCQPGYFDRLCSRCPSCQTPCEEHRDCADCQAFRMGPLSQNCSVACNHTVATLVPEATVNEQWCKEKTDDGRILIFLIEGTEGDKVPLKVKDKDAVTDRTSMFVLGVVLGIVLIGLLIIVGYRISVEILDRREYMRFEKERERAKGNEVNNPLFQSATTTVINPRYNED; encoded by the exons ATGCCAGTCAAG gcCATGAAGGGCACCgggctggtggtggggctggGCCTCCTGCTGgcggtggggcagggagagaaggcgCTGGAGGCAG GCTCCTGCCGGCCCCGCGCCTCCTGCCGCGACTGCATccgctcccagcccagctgcGCCTGGTGCAAAGCGCTG aacTTCACCAAGGTGGGCGAGTCGGACGCCACGCGCTGCGCCATGCGGGAGGAGCTGCTCCAGCGTGGCTGTGCCCTGGAGGAGGTGGTTGAGCCCCGGGGCCGGCACCAAGTCCTGGAGGACATGCCCCTGAGCGACAGCGCCGAGCAGGAGACGGTGACCCAGCTGGCACCCCAAAAGATCGCCCTGTGGCTCCGACCCG GAGAGCAGCACAGCTTCTCGGTGCGATTCAAGCGAGCCGAGGGCTACCCCGTGGACGTTTACTACCTCATGGACCTGTCCTACTCCATGAAGGACGACCTGGAGAACATCAAGAGGCTCGGCAATGACCTGCTGGCTGCACTCAGGAACATCACCAAGTCAGTGAAGATCG GCTTCGGCTCCTTCGTGGACAAGACGGTCCTGCCCTACGTCAGCACGGTGCCCGCCAAGCTGCGGAACCCCTGTCCCGACCGCTACGAGCAGTGTGACTCGCCCGTCAGCTTTCGCCACGTGCTGCCGCTCACCGACAACGCCAGCGAGTTCGAGAGCCGCGTGAGCCAGCAGCGCATCTCAGGCAACCTGGACTCGCCCGAGGGCGGCTTCGACGCTATCATGCAGGCGGCCGTGTGTGAG GAGCAGATTGGCTGGCGGAACGTGACACGCCTGCTGGTCTTCACGTCAGATGACGTCTTCCACACAGCAGGGGATGGCAAGCTGGGTGGCATCTACCTCCCGAATGACAACCAGTGCCACCTCGACACGGACGGCCTCTACAGCAAGAGCCACATCTAC GATTACCCCTCGGTCGGGCACTTGGCCCAGGTGCTCTCAGCCTCTAACATCCAGCCCATCTTCGCTGTCACTGGCTCCACGCTGCCTGTGTACCAG GAGCTGAGCAGGCTGATCCCCAAGTCAGTGGTGGGGGAGCTGAAGGAGGACTCCAGCAACGTGGTGCAGCTGATCTCTGATGCCTACAAT agcctgtCATCCACGGTGAACCTGGAGCACTTCCAGCTCCCGCCTGGCGTGAGCGTGGCCTACGAGTCGCACTGCGAGGACGCCACCCGCTCCCTCGGGGGCCACAGTGGGGTCTGCTCCGGCGTCCGCATCAACCAGCTG GTGAGTTTCACGGTGACGGTGCAGGCCGACACCTGCCTGGAGGGTCCGCATAGCTTTGCACTGCGGGTGCTGGGCTTCACCGAGGAGGTGCGTGTGGAGCTGCAGACGCTGTGCGAGTGCCCCTGCGACAAGCCGGAGCCCCACGCCACCCACTGCAGCGGGGGCCATGGTACCCTCACCTGCGGGGTCTGCAG CTGCAGCCCCGGCCGCGTGGGCAAGCTGTGTGAGTGTGAGCTGGCGGAGGCCACGGACCTGGAGGCGGGGTGCCGGGGCGGGAACGGCACGGGCCCCATGTGTAGCGGGAAGGGGCAGTGCGTGTGCGGGCAGTGCCAGTGCAACAGCAACGTGCGAGGGCAGCACTGCGAGTGTGACGACGCCAGCTGTGAGCGGCACAACGGGCAGCTCTGCGCAG gCCAGGGTCGGTGCCAGTGTGGGAGTTGCTTCTGCAATGAGGGCTACACAGGCAGTGCCTGCGACTGCAGCCTGGACACCCGCGCGTGCCTGCAGGACGGTGTGGAGTGCAGCGGGCACGGGAGCTGCATCTGCAACAAATGCCAGTGCCAGCCGGGCTACTTCGACCGGCTCTGCAGCCGGTGCCCGAGCTGCCAGACCCCCTGCGAGGAGCATCG GGACTGCGCCGACTGCCAGGCCTTCAGGATGGGCCCGCTGAGCCAGAACTGCAGCGTCGCCTGCAACCACACCGTGGCCACGCTGGTGCCCGAGGCCACTGTGAACGAGCAGTGGTGCAAGGAGAAGACGGACGATGGGCGGATCCTGATCTTCCTGATTGAGGGCACGGAGGGGGACAAAGTTCCCCTGAAGGTGAAAGACAAGGACG CCGTCACTGACCGGACCTCCATGTTTGTGCTGGGCGTGGTCCTGGGCATCGTACTCATCGGGCTGCTGATCATCGTCGGCTACCGCATCTCGGTGGAGATCCTGGACCGGCGGGAGTACATGCGCTTCGAGAAGGAGCGGGAGCGGGCCAAGGGGaatgag GTCAACAACCCGCTCTTCCAGAGTGCCACCACCACCGTCATCAACCCCAGGTACAACGAGGACTGA
- the ITGB7 gene encoding integrin beta-7 isoform X2, with the protein MKGTGLVVGLGLLLAVGQGEKALEAGSCRPRASCRDCIRSQPSCAWCKALNFTKVGESDATRCAMREELLQRGCALEEVVEPRGRHQVLEDMPLSDSAEQETVTQLAPQKIALWLRPGEQHSFSVRFKRAEGYPVDVYYLMDLSYSMKDDLENIKRLGNDLLAALRNITKSVKIGFGSFVDKTVLPYVSTVPAKLRNPCPDRYEQCDSPVSFRHVLPLTDNASEFESRVSQQRISGNLDSPEGGFDAIMQAAVCEEQIGWRNVTRLLVFTSDDVFHTAGDGKLGGIYLPNDNQCHLDTDGLYSKSHIYDYPSVGHLAQVLSASNIQPIFAVTGSTLPVYQELSRLIPKSVVGELKEDSSNVVQLISDAYNSLSSTVNLEHFQLPPGVSVAYESHCEDATRSLGGHSGVCSGVRINQLVSFTVTVQADTCLEGPHSFALRVLGFTEEVRVELQTLCECPCDKPEPHATHCSGGHGTLTCGVCSCSPGRVGKLCECELAEATDLEAGCRGGNGTGPMCSGKGQCVCGQCQCNSNVRGQHCECDDASCERHNGQLCAGQGRCQCGSCFCNEGYTGSACDCSLDTRACLQDGVECSGHGSCICNKCQCQPGYFDRLCSRCPSCQTPCEEHRDCADCQAFRMGPLSQNCSVACNHTVATLVPEATVNEQWCKEKTDDGRILIFLIEGTEGDKVPLKVKDKDAVTDRTSMFVLGVVLGIVLIGLLIIVGYRISVEILDRREYMRFEKERERAKGNEVNNPLFQSATTTVINPRYNED; encoded by the exons ATGAAGGGCACCgggctggtggtggggctggGCCTCCTGCTGgcggtggggcagggagagaaggcgCTGGAGGCAG GCTCCTGCCGGCCCCGCGCCTCCTGCCGCGACTGCATccgctcccagcccagctgcGCCTGGTGCAAAGCGCTG aacTTCACCAAGGTGGGCGAGTCGGACGCCACGCGCTGCGCCATGCGGGAGGAGCTGCTCCAGCGTGGCTGTGCCCTGGAGGAGGTGGTTGAGCCCCGGGGCCGGCACCAAGTCCTGGAGGACATGCCCCTGAGCGACAGCGCCGAGCAGGAGACGGTGACCCAGCTGGCACCCCAAAAGATCGCCCTGTGGCTCCGACCCG GAGAGCAGCACAGCTTCTCGGTGCGATTCAAGCGAGCCGAGGGCTACCCCGTGGACGTTTACTACCTCATGGACCTGTCCTACTCCATGAAGGACGACCTGGAGAACATCAAGAGGCTCGGCAATGACCTGCTGGCTGCACTCAGGAACATCACCAAGTCAGTGAAGATCG GCTTCGGCTCCTTCGTGGACAAGACGGTCCTGCCCTACGTCAGCACGGTGCCCGCCAAGCTGCGGAACCCCTGTCCCGACCGCTACGAGCAGTGTGACTCGCCCGTCAGCTTTCGCCACGTGCTGCCGCTCACCGACAACGCCAGCGAGTTCGAGAGCCGCGTGAGCCAGCAGCGCATCTCAGGCAACCTGGACTCGCCCGAGGGCGGCTTCGACGCTATCATGCAGGCGGCCGTGTGTGAG GAGCAGATTGGCTGGCGGAACGTGACACGCCTGCTGGTCTTCACGTCAGATGACGTCTTCCACACAGCAGGGGATGGCAAGCTGGGTGGCATCTACCTCCCGAATGACAACCAGTGCCACCTCGACACGGACGGCCTCTACAGCAAGAGCCACATCTAC GATTACCCCTCGGTCGGGCACTTGGCCCAGGTGCTCTCAGCCTCTAACATCCAGCCCATCTTCGCTGTCACTGGCTCCACGCTGCCTGTGTACCAG GAGCTGAGCAGGCTGATCCCCAAGTCAGTGGTGGGGGAGCTGAAGGAGGACTCCAGCAACGTGGTGCAGCTGATCTCTGATGCCTACAAT agcctgtCATCCACGGTGAACCTGGAGCACTTCCAGCTCCCGCCTGGCGTGAGCGTGGCCTACGAGTCGCACTGCGAGGACGCCACCCGCTCCCTCGGGGGCCACAGTGGGGTCTGCTCCGGCGTCCGCATCAACCAGCTG GTGAGTTTCACGGTGACGGTGCAGGCCGACACCTGCCTGGAGGGTCCGCATAGCTTTGCACTGCGGGTGCTGGGCTTCACCGAGGAGGTGCGTGTGGAGCTGCAGACGCTGTGCGAGTGCCCCTGCGACAAGCCGGAGCCCCACGCCACCCACTGCAGCGGGGGCCATGGTACCCTCACCTGCGGGGTCTGCAG CTGCAGCCCCGGCCGCGTGGGCAAGCTGTGTGAGTGTGAGCTGGCGGAGGCCACGGACCTGGAGGCGGGGTGCCGGGGCGGGAACGGCACGGGCCCCATGTGTAGCGGGAAGGGGCAGTGCGTGTGCGGGCAGTGCCAGTGCAACAGCAACGTGCGAGGGCAGCACTGCGAGTGTGACGACGCCAGCTGTGAGCGGCACAACGGGCAGCTCTGCGCAG gCCAGGGTCGGTGCCAGTGTGGGAGTTGCTTCTGCAATGAGGGCTACACAGGCAGTGCCTGCGACTGCAGCCTGGACACCCGCGCGTGCCTGCAGGACGGTGTGGAGTGCAGCGGGCACGGGAGCTGCATCTGCAACAAATGCCAGTGCCAGCCGGGCTACTTCGACCGGCTCTGCAGCCGGTGCCCGAGCTGCCAGACCCCCTGCGAGGAGCATCG GGACTGCGCCGACTGCCAGGCCTTCAGGATGGGCCCGCTGAGCCAGAACTGCAGCGTCGCCTGCAACCACACCGTGGCCACGCTGGTGCCCGAGGCCACTGTGAACGAGCAGTGGTGCAAGGAGAAGACGGACGATGGGCGGATCCTGATCTTCCTGATTGAGGGCACGGAGGGGGACAAAGTTCCCCTGAAGGTGAAAGACAAGGACG CCGTCACTGACCGGACCTCCATGTTTGTGCTGGGCGTGGTCCTGGGCATCGTACTCATCGGGCTGCTGATCATCGTCGGCTACCGCATCTCGGTGGAGATCCTGGACCGGCGGGAGTACATGCGCTTCGAGAAGGAGCGGGAGCGGGCCAAGGGGaatgag GTCAACAACCCGCTCTTCCAGAGTGCCACCACCACCGTCATCAACCCCAGGTACAACGAGGACTGA